AAGACATGGAAGTTAGGTGAGTCTTAATGATTAATTATATTAAAAATAAATTTGCCCTGTCAGATCAAGGCGCAAAGAATTATATTATATCAGTTATTTTTGAACTGTTGAATAATATTTGTAATATGCTTCCAATGGTTTTGTTTATCTATTTTTTATACGAGTTAGATATGTTTATAAACGACTCGAATTATAATGCTATTCGATGGCAGACTTACTTAATTTCAGCTGCAATCATCATTATTTTGATGTACATTTTTAATTATTTGAGTTATTCTAGCAACTTTATTAATACCTATAAAGAAAGTGAAAATACACGAATGAATATTGCTGAAAAACTCTACAAGTTGCCAGTTTCTTATTTTTCTAGAAAATCTGCTGCTGAAACGAGCAATATTTTATTAAATGATATTGGCGATTTAGAAATGTTTTTATCTCATGCTTTACCTAAAATAACAGGGTTACTACCGATTATTGTACTTTTTTTAATTGGTTTATCAACATTAAATCTTACTATAACTCTTCTGTGTTCCTTAGTTATTCCACTCTCATATATTGTATTTCTAGTTTCTAAAAAACACGAGATTCATGCTTATCAAAGTTATTTAAATACGTTGACTTATCAAAGTGAGCAATATCAAGAACAGATTGAAATGATAAAGGAAACACGTCTATTAAATCAAAAAGAAAAAGCTTTAGATAAAATTAAAAAGTTATTAAAATCACAAGAAAAAATGCATATGAAGACTGAGATTCCCGGCGTTATATCACAAGGATTAGTTAATATTTTATTAACTTCAGGAATAGGTATTGTAATTATTACAACTTCTTATTACTATGCAATGCATAAAATTTCTTTTGTATTATTGGTTATTTTCTTAATTTCCTTTAGCAGGTTGTATTCGTTGATAATACAAATCTACGAATTATCAGCTATATCTCGTTATGTTAAAGTAAGAATCAATAGAATTAATGAATTATTAAATGAACCTGAAATAAAAGGAACTGAGAAGCCTGATAATAAAGATACAACTTTCACTATACAAAACTTAACCTTTGCATATAACGAGAATACAATTTTAAAAAATCTCAACTTTGTAGTCGAAGAGAATAAAATTACTGCTATTGTGGGAGCTTCAGGTTCAGGTAAAACAACTTTGCTCCGCGTATTAGCAAAGCTTTATGAATATAATAGTGGAACAATTTATTTTGGAAAATATAAACTTGAAAATTTATCACCGTCTGCGTTCTATGAGAAGATATCAGTCGTTTTTCAAGATGTAACACTCTTTAATACAACAATTATGGAAAATATTAGAATAGGTAATCAAGGTGCTTCTGACGAAGAAGTGATTCAAGCAGCTGAAATGGCAAGATGTAATGAGTTTATTCAACAACTACCAGAAGGCTACCAAACGAAAATAGGAGAAAATGGTTCAAGATTATCAGGAGGAGAACGTCAAAGATTATCGATTGCACGTGCTTTTCTGAAAAATGCACCAATCTTAATTTTAGATGAAATAAGTGCCTCTTTAGATTCATTAAATGAGTATGAGGTCCAGAAAGCTCTTACAAAGTTAGTGAAAGATAAAACAGTTATAGTAGTTGCTCATAGACTTAAGACTATTGAAAATGCTGATAAAATTATAGTATTAGATAAAGGGGAAATTATTGAAGAGGGTACCAAAAATGAATTATTAAAAATAAATGAGGGTGTATTCGCTAAAATGTATAATTTTGAAAATACAATTTAGATTATGTAGCCTGGCTCGTAGTGGAGTCAAGTTTGTTTATGTAGCGTGTTTGAAAATAAAATAGAAATAATTCATCTTGTCAGTAATAGATGTATTTGTACATTCATTGATGATATAATATTGAAGTCGCTTTTACTTCCGGCGATAATTTCGACGGAAGGAGGTGCTGAATATGCAAATAATAGTTGTACACATCATTGCGCCAGTCATCAGTGGCTGTGTAGTTGCATACTTTACTTATTGGCTTAGTAGTAAACGTAATAAATAGAAAGCGACAATAAGCCGCATCAAAAAATCCCCTCACTATTACCGGTAGTGAGGGGATTGGTGCATATATGCAAATAATTGTTGTTACGTAGATTATAACACTAGTTAGCGAAGAAATACAAGGCTTCACAACTCGAAGATTATTTAAATATATTTTGATGACATAAGAATTATCTGATATTGCAAGTAATGAAGCATGAAAAATACCCGCATCAAAAAACGAGCCCCGCATAGGAGCTCGCTTAATAACATAACCTTAAATTATGCTTTGTTTACTGAAGCATCGAAGATTGAATCGATTGCTTCTTGTAAACCTTTATT
Above is a genomic segment from Staphylococcus piscifermentans containing:
- a CDS encoding type I toxin-antitoxin system Fst family toxin, which gives rise to MQIIVVHIIAPVISGCVVAYFTYWLSSKRNK
- a CDS encoding ABC transporter ATP-binding protein, with protein sequence MINYIKNKFALSDQGAKNYIISVIFELLNNICNMLPMVLFIYFLYELDMFINDSNYNAIRWQTYLISAAIIIILMYIFNYLSYSSNFINTYKESENTRMNIAEKLYKLPVSYFSRKSAAETSNILLNDIGDLEMFLSHALPKITGLLPIIVLFLIGLSTLNLTITLLCSLVIPLSYIVFLVSKKHEIHAYQSYLNTLTYQSEQYQEQIEMIKETRLLNQKEKALDKIKKLLKSQEKMHMKTEIPGVISQGLVNILLTSGIGIVIITTSYYYAMHKISFVLLVIFLISFSRLYSLIIQIYELSAISRYVKVRINRINELLNEPEIKGTEKPDNKDTTFTIQNLTFAYNENTILKNLNFVVEENKITAIVGASGSGKTTLLRVLAKLYEYNSGTIYFGKYKLENLSPSAFYEKISVVFQDVTLFNTTIMENIRIGNQGASDEEVIQAAEMARCNEFIQQLPEGYQTKIGENGSRLSGGERQRLSIARAFLKNAPILILDEISASLDSLNEYEVQKALTKLVKDKTVIVVAHRLKTIENADKIIVLDKGEIIEEGTKNELLKINEGVFAKMYNFENTI